The following coding sequences lie in one Candidatus Aegiribacteria sp. genomic window:
- a CDS encoding secondary thiamine-phosphate synthase enzyme YjbQ has protein sequence MVHGRTITVSTAGFSDIINISGEVQSTVSASGINNGLVAVTVIGSTASVTTIEYEPALVQDMKEMLENMISKNARSRHSETWGDDNGFSHMRATLMGPGITLPVVDGKVLTGTWQQIVVIDHDNRQRKRDIRIQVSG, from the coding sequence GTGGTTCACGGCAGGACTATAACGGTATCGACAGCAGGATTTTCCGATATAATCAACATATCTGGAGAGGTTCAATCTACAGTATCCGCTTCGGGAATAAATAATGGCCTTGTGGCTGTGACGGTAATAGGATCAACCGCGTCAGTGACAACAATAGAGTACGAACCAGCCCTGGTTCAGGATATGAAGGAAATGCTTGAAAATATGATATCGAAGAATGCCAGATCCCGCCATTCTGAAACCTGGGGCGACGACAATGGGTTTTCACATATGAGGGCTACATTAATGGGGCCGGGGATTACTCTTCCCGTTGTTGACGGAAAAGTATTGACCGGGACATGGCAGCAGATCGTAGTGATTGATCATGACAATCGACAAAGAAAACGCGACATCAGGATACAGGTTTCAGGTTGA